One genomic region from Salvia hispanica cultivar TCC Black 2014 chromosome 2, UniMelb_Shisp_WGS_1.0, whole genome shotgun sequence encodes:
- the LOC125203141 gene encoding chaperone protein DnaJ isoform X1, giving the protein MDREGGSAAGAYCFYTVLGVRNDASFSDIRSAYRKLALKWHPDRWAKNPSAAGEAKRRFQKIQEAYAVLSDKGKRSMYDAGFLDLLEEDEGMGDFLHDLVNMMEQNVGAEKEESLEDLQKTFVDLFGDDLVDMINESSYPGGEQDGLRHREQHKGVAKRTARA; this is encoded by the exons ATGGATCGGGAAGGAGGATCCGCAGCCGGCGCTTATTGCTTCTACACCGTTCTCGGCGTTCGCAATGATGCCTCCTTCTCCGATATCCGCTCCGCCTACCGCAAGCTCGCACTC AAATGGCATCCGGACCGGTGGGCGAAGAATCCATCCGCCGCGGGAGAAGCAAAGCGCCGCTTCCAGAAAATACAAGAAGCCTATGCTG TATTGTCTGATAAGGGGAAGAGGTCAATGTACGATGCGGGATTTCTCGATCTGCTCGAGGAAGACGAG GGGATGGGTGATTTCCTCCATGATCTGGTGAACATGATGGAGCAGAATGTTGGGGCTGAG AAGGAGGAGAGCTTAGAGGATTTGCAGAAGACATTTGTGGACTTGTTCGGTGATGATCTGGTGGATATGATAAACGAGAGCAGCTATCCTGGCGGTGAGCAAGATGGGTTGCGGCACCGGGAGCAACACAAAGGAGTAGCCAAGCGCACCGCCCGTGCGTAA
- the LOC125203141 gene encoding chaperone protein DnaJ isoform X2: MDREGGSAAGAYCFYTVLGVRNDASFSDIRSAYRKLALKWHPDRWAKNPSAAGEAKRRFQKIQEAYAVLSDKGKRSMYDAGFLDLLEEDEGMGDFLHDLVNMMEQNVGAEEESLEDLQKTFVDLFGDDLVDMINESSYPGGEQDGLRHREQHKGVAKRTARA, encoded by the exons ATGGATCGGGAAGGAGGATCCGCAGCCGGCGCTTATTGCTTCTACACCGTTCTCGGCGTTCGCAATGATGCCTCCTTCTCCGATATCCGCTCCGCCTACCGCAAGCTCGCACTC AAATGGCATCCGGACCGGTGGGCGAAGAATCCATCCGCCGCGGGAGAAGCAAAGCGCCGCTTCCAGAAAATACAAGAAGCCTATGCTG TATTGTCTGATAAGGGGAAGAGGTCAATGTACGATGCGGGATTTCTCGATCTGCTCGAGGAAGACGAG GGGATGGGTGATTTCCTCCATGATCTGGTGAACATGATGGAGCAGAATGTTGGGGCTGAG GAGGAGAGCTTAGAGGATTTGCAGAAGACATTTGTGGACTTGTTCGGTGATGATCTGGTGGATATGATAAACGAGAGCAGCTATCCTGGCGGTGAGCAAGATGGGTTGCGGCACCGGGAGCAACACAAAGGAGTAGCCAAGCGCACCGCCCGTGCGTAA
- the LOC125203141 gene encoding dnaJ homolog subfamily B member 6 isoform X3: protein MDREGGSAAGAYCFYTVLGVRNDASFSDIRSAYRKLALKWHPDRWAKNPSAAGEAKRRFQKIQEAYAVLSDKGKRSMYDAGFLDLLEEDELSRSGLGNFARNMNDVSYSISLPHGDG, encoded by the exons ATGGATCGGGAAGGAGGATCCGCAGCCGGCGCTTATTGCTTCTACACCGTTCTCGGCGTTCGCAATGATGCCTCCTTCTCCGATATCCGCTCCGCCTACCGCAAGCTCGCACTC AAATGGCATCCGGACCGGTGGGCGAAGAATCCATCCGCCGCGGGAGAAGCAAAGCGCCGCTTCCAGAAAATACAAGAAGCCTATGCTG TATTGTCTGATAAGGGGAAGAGGTCAATGTACGATGCGGGATTTCTCGATCTGCTCGAGGAAGACGAG CTTAGCAGAAGTGGACTAGGAAATTTTGCGAGGAATATGAATGATGTCTCATACTCCATAAGCTTGCCTcatg GGGATGGGTGA
- the LOC125203469 gene encoding calmodulin-binding protein 60 B-like, translating to MVQKRQHRQGDEEGSRLPNKRHHFTSALLKGLNHGRTAQEHVSCLEPIIRKMVQEAVDQALNRFMSISYRPSYNQVECPVVTRSLQLQFHSNLPETLFTGNRLLSVDRSPIKVVLCDSASRQIISWSPLSSAKVKIIVLDGDFTPDDREDWMKQEFDSKQVKNREGKRPLVAGEATVTLNDGVGYIGELSFTDNSKWSRTGKFRLGAKVLTTCDDTSIREAVSNAFRVKDHRGESYQKLYPPALCDEVWRLEKIAKDGKSHRKLEESQILTVRDFLKHCARDQSRVRSILKVSNKTWETIMRHANTCNLGEERRTYRTAQGVLFFDSIDRFVGVILDGDNYRPVNTLNAFQMRLVEDLKQQAYNNLDKWIPESVAGFPMLLGNTAPESFTNPNLDLHGIDMSGGMYEFGESSQCAQGFNATFRNSFAMSDPLTHGFCIEGNERWGSEGDFVGMGLPTDDLPVFQVESSPWQGNGQYFDPMNHGIGVISSDSSLLIPRSGSGSPKTRWCKVLAVVKWRILVRRNVAARKCKMFYSYM from the exons ATGGTTCAGAAACGGCAGCACAGGCAGGGCGACGAGGAAGGTTCTCGACTTCCGAATAAACGCCATCATTTCACATCCGC TTTGTTGAAAGGGCTGAATCATGGCCGGACTGCTCAAGAACATGTGTCCTGCTTGGAGCCTATTATCAGAAAAATG GTTCAAGAAGCAGTGGATCAAGCACTCAACCGGTTTATGAG TATTTCCTATAGGCCCTCATACAATCAAGTAGAATGCCCGGTCGTAACAAGGAGTTTGCAGCTCCAATTTCATAGCAACTTGCCTGAAACCCTTTTTACAGGCAACAGGCTTCTGTCTGTGGATAGAAGTCCCATCAAAGTTGTCCTGTGTGATTCTGCTTCAAGGCAGATAATTTCGTGGAGCCCCCTCTCATCTGCAAAAGTCAAAATCATCGTTCTTGATGGTGACTTCACGCCTGATGACCGAGAGGATTGGATGAAGCAGGAGTTTGACAGCAAACAAGTTAAAAACCGAGAAGGGAAAAGGCCATTGGTGGCTGGGGAGGCGACAGTTACTCTCAATGATGGTGTCGGGTATATTGGCGAGTTGAGCTTTACGGATAACTCAAAATGGAGTAGAACCGGGAAATTCCGGTTGGGGGCAAAAGTGCTGACAACCTGTGATGATACAAGCATCAGAGAAGCGGTGAGCAACGCCTTCAGAGTTaaagatcatcgtggagagT CTTACCAGAAGCTTTACCCCCCGGCTTTGTGCGATGAAGTATGGCGTCTCGAGAAAATTGCTAAGGATGGTAAGTCACATAGGAAGCTGGAGGAATCTCAGATATTAACTGTCCGAGATTTTTTGAAGCATTGTGCCAGAGACCAGTCCAGAGTACGCTCG ATACTTAAGGTCTCGAACAAGACATGGGAAACGATCATGAGGCATGCCAACACGTGTAACCTAGGTGAAGAGAGGAGAACGTACAGGACTGCACAGGGGGTGCTGTTTTTCGACTCCATAGATAGATTTGTTGGCGTGATTCTTGATGGAGATAACTACCGTCCTGTCAATACTCTCAATGCTTTCCAAATG AGGCTGGTGGAAGATCTCAAACAGCAAGCATATAACAATTTAGACAAGTGGATCCCAGAGTCTGTTGCTGGCTTCCCGATGCTTCTGGGAAACACAGCACCTGAGAGTTTTACAAATCCTAACTTGGATCTCCATGGAATTGATATGAGTGGTGGAATGTATGAGTTCGGGGAGAGTTCACAGTGTGCACAAGGGTTCAATGCGACATTCAGAAACAGCTTTGCCATGAGTGATCCTCTAACTCATGGGTTCTGCATTGAGGGGAATGAGAGGTGGGGCTCGGAAGGTGATTTCGTGGGGATGGGCCTGCCAACTGATGACCTGCCAGTGTTTCAAGTGGAGTCGTCACCATGGCAGGGGAATGGGCAGTATTTTGATCCCATGAATCATGGGATTGGGGTGATATCCTCGGACTCCAGCCTCCTCATCCCCAGGAGTGGGAGTGGGAGCCCAAAAACGCGGTGGTGCAAGGTGCTGGCAGTGGTGAAGTGGCGGATACTGGTGAGGCGCAATGTGGCGGCGAGGAAGTGCAAGATGTTCTACAGCTATATGTAA